The sequence aaaaaaaaattggcgtatgaaaattgtatgatttaactaacaatcgtcaagtatttaacgaaagttttaacggaaaaactcgggttgttacacatGTGCTGTGATATTAGGTATTCTCTGTGCTATCTGCCTTGTTGCTTTTTTGCTCATTACTTGAAGTTGTTTTGTGTTTGCTTTCTGGTTCTTGAATTTGTTTCCTGTTGTCATGGTTAATTTTCTATGGCTGATGAtgattttgaaggaaatggaaccaAGGTCACTCAAGTGAGTGATCTTGATTTTAGTAATCCACTTTACTTGCATAGCAGTGATACTAGTATTACTGCCCTTATTTCCTTGAAATTAGAAGGAACAGAAAATTACAATGTCTGGAGTAGAGCTATGCTATTAGctctacaaactaaaaataaatctGGTTTTATTGATGGGTCCGAAATTAAAAGTACTACCGATGAGATTCTTGCCTTAAATGGGATAGATGCAATTATGTGGTTCTTTCTTGGATTCTTAATTCCATTAGTCAAGTTTTTTCTAAATTTGCTAAAACTGTATGGGATGAGTTAAAAGAAACTTATGACAAGATAGATGAGTCAATCACTTTTAATTTGCACAAAAAGATTAATACAATTTCTCAAAATGGTGATTCATTATCTGACTACTATCATAAGTTAAATGCTTTATGGAAACAGTTTGATGCTCTTGTTAAATTGCCTTCTTGTGGTTGTGCTAATACTGAGTTTAAAAGTCataatgatttaattaaacttatgcaaTTCTTAATGGGCCTGGATGATTGTTATCAAGCTGTTAGGAGCAATATTTTGACCAAAGAGACCCTTTCCTTTGTTCAAACTACTTTTTCTATTGCGTTTAGAGAAGAATCTCACATAAATtcttcttctgtttcctcttctgGTAGTGCTTTAAAGTCACAACAGTCTGCTTTTCTTGTGTAAAAAACTTTTGACAACAAAAAGAAATTTGGTAGAGGTCCTAACACCAACCTGAAGTGCACTAAGTGTAATATGACATGACATACTATTGATAGGTGTTATGAAATTGTGGGTTATCCTTCTGGTTGGgttaaaagaaataataataatacaaataggaATGTTACTAGTAACAATGTTGTGTCTACTTCTAATAACCAGGGATCAGCCTTTACCTCTGATCAAAATAACAAGCTTATGAGCTTGATCAATGATACATCTGTCACTGGAAGTGCCCAAGCTAATGTTGCAGGtacttttaaaaatatgaatgttatttttaataaaaactttGAAAGTTTTTTTAAATCCAACAGCTCTGCTAACAATCTTAATGAGTGTGTTGGTTGGATCATTCATTCTGGGGCAACTTAACATATGACTGGTAGTGTGTCTAACATGAAAAATGTTTTTGATGTTTCAAGCTTAGGAATGATTGTTGGTCATCCTAATGGTACTCAAGCTTTGATTACCAAGATTGGTGATTTAACTCTAAATGATAACAATACCTTATCAAATGTGTTGGTTGTTCTTGGATACCGTGTTAATCTTCCTTCTGTTCATCAGCTTTCAAAAAATAAAAGAATATTTGTTGGTTTTAATGACTCTAAATGCTACATTCATGACTTATTGGAAAAGAGGATTGTAGGGACTGGTAGTGTAAAGAATGGATTATACTTGTTTGATGTGTTTGAAGGTGATTATTCCAACTGTGTGACTAAGTGCTATGTGTCTTTTAATCTGTGGCACTGCAGGCTTGGACATCCTATTAAGCGAGTTCTTAATCTGTTAAAACATGATCTAGAGTGGAGTGGTGATTCTAATGATCACATTTGTGATACTTGCCATAAGGCAAAGAAAACTAGGGAGCCTTTTCCCTTAAGTGATCACAAATCCACTGCTTTAGGTGACCTAATACATTTGGAGTTGTGGGGTCCATATAAGATCACTTCTAGAGATGTGTATAAGTATTTTCTCACTGTGGTGGATGACTTCTCTAGAGCTGTGTGGGTTTATCGACTTAAGTTCAAAAGTGATGTGTTTGATATGTTTGAAATGTTTTCTAACTTGCTTTTAAATTTATCTGATAAATATGTTAAGATAATAAGGTCTGATAATGAGATTGGATTTGTAAATAGCAAGTTTGACTTGTTTTGTAAAAACAAAGGGATTGTCAATCAAACCACTTGTGCTTATACTCCTCAGCAAAATGGCATTGCTAAGAGAAAGCATAGACATTTACTTAATGTTGCTAGGGCTGTACTGTTTTAAAGTGGCATTTCTCTTAATCTTTGGACTGAGTGTATTTTAATAGTTGCTTATTTAATCAACAGGCTTCCCTCATCTGTTCTAGGTGGCAAATCTCCTTTTGAAGTTATATATGGAAAAACCAAGTTTCTCTCATTTAAAG comes from Rutidosis leptorrhynchoides isolate AG116_Rl617_1_P2 chromosome 4, CSIRO_AGI_Rlap_v1, whole genome shotgun sequence and encodes:
- the LOC139842068 gene encoding uncharacterized protein; translation: MADDDFEGNGTKVTQVSDLDFSNPLYLHSSDTSITALISLKLEGTENYNVWSRAMLLALQTKNKSGFIDGQVFSKFAKTVWDELKETYDKIDESITFNLHKKINTISQNGDSLSDYYHKLNALWKQFDALVKLPSCGCANTEFKSHNDLIKLMQFLMGLDDCYQAVRSNILTKETLSFVQTTFSIAFREESHINSSSVSSSGSALKSQQSAFLVCYEIVGYPSGWVKRNNNNTNRNVTSNNVVSTSNNQGSAFTSDQNNKLMSLINDTSVTGSAQANVAGMIVGHPNGTQALITKIGDLTLNDNNTLSNVLVVLGYRVNLPSVHQLSKNKRIFVGFNDSKCYIHDLLEKRIVGTGSVKNGLYLFDVFEGDYSNCVTKCYVSFNLWHCRLGHPIKRVLNLLKHDLEWSGDSNDHICDTCHKAKKTREPFPLSDHKSTALGDLIHLELWGPYKITSRDVYKYFLTVVDDFSRAVWVYRLKFKSDVFDMFEMFSNLLLNLSDKYVKIIRSDNEIGFVNSKFDLFCKNKGIVNQTTCAYTPQQNGIAKRKHRHLLNVARASVNPNDDERTNDGAGDGTDHSSHEDSSSRSSDSDHINHEESSSGGSDTTSAQEEETSIPEGITGGNFNEHTDSVNDEEP